The following are encoded in a window of Spea bombifrons isolate aSpeBom1 chromosome 2, aSpeBom1.2.pri, whole genome shotgun sequence genomic DNA:
- the LOC128475123 gene encoding 11-beta-hydroxysteroid dehydrogenase 1-like produces MSLLIKVIVAFIGILVAFYFYSGDDGFDPAMLKGKRVIVTGASSGIGEQMAYHLAQMGSHVLITARTEEKLKKVIEKCKQLGAASAYYIPGSMDNMTFAKQVVQEAERLFDGLDMLILNHIGYTYFNYFDGDVDHVRDLLEINVLSYATMTVAALPMLKKSNGNVVVVSSIAGKVGLPLSVPYSTTKFALDGFFSSLRMEFKQQKINVSVTLCVISYIDTDSAVNTVSKVIQQPAAPKEECALEIIKGGTLRKREVYYKYEATKIPLLLRDWAPEFLEYLVLKNYDMKKVEQTK; encoded by the exons ATGTCTCTGCTGATCAAAgttattgttgcttttattgGAATACTagtggcattttatttttattccggAGACGATGGATTTGATCCTG CAATGCTAAAGGGGAAGAGGGTGATAGTTACAGGGGCCAGTTCTGGCATTGGAGAGCAGATGGCATACCATTTGGCACAGATGGGATCTCATGTCTTGATTACTGCCCGAACAGAAGAGAAGCTGAAAAAG gtgattgaaaaatgtaaacagtTGGGTGCAGCTTCTGCATATTACATTCCTGGAAGCATGGACAACATGACTTTCGCCAAGCAAGTTGTCCAGGAAGCAGAACGTTTATTTG aTGGACTGGACATGCTAATCCTCAACCATATTGGATACACATACTTTAATTACTTTGACGGAGATGTGGACCATGTACGCGATTTATTGGAAATTAATGTGCTAAGTTATGCAACCATGACGGTGGCAGCTCTCCCAATGTTGAAAAAGAGCAACGGGAATGTGGTGGTGGTCTCATCTATTGCTG GTAAAGTTGGCTTGCCACTTTCTGTTCCATATTCTACCACCAAGTTTGCCCTAGATGGCTTTTTCAGCTCATTACGCATGGAATTTAAGCAGCAGAAAATCAACGTGTCGGTCACACTATGCGTCATAAGTTATATAGACACAG ATTCAGCTGTAAATACTGTGTCAAAGGTGATCCAGCAGCCAGCTGCTCCAAAGGAAGAGTGTGCCTTGGAAATCATTAAAGGAGGTACCCTGCGAAAAAGGGAGGTCTACTATAAGTATGAAGCCACCAAGATTCCACTTCTCCTTCGAGATTGGGCTCCAGAATTTCTAGAGTACCTTGTCTTGAAAAACTATGACATGAAGAAAGTCGAGCAGACAAAATGA
- the G0S2 gene encoding G0/G1 switch protein 2: METIQELIPFAKEMLSQKPNRKMVKIYVLGSVLAFFGVVIGLVETVCSPFAGRDNEEEEQRRSPAPLPAPVPVPKKEEVILEKSKPQALGARSVANRGHAS, encoded by the coding sequence ATGGAAACCATCCAAGAGCTAATTCCCTTTGCCAAAGAGATGCTCAGCCAGAAACCCAACAGGAAAATGGTGAAAATCTACGTGTTGGGCAGCGTGCTGGCCTTTTTTGGGGTGGTCATCGGACTGGTCGAAACGGTGTGCAGCCCATTTGCGGGTCGCGATAATGAAGAGGAAGAACAGAGGAGGTCTCCGGCCCCTCTGCCAGCACCAGTTCCCGTGCCAAAAAAGGAAGAAGTTATTCTGGAGAAAAGCAAACCACAGGCTCTTGGGGCAAGAAGTGTGGCTAACAGGGGACATGCATCATAG
- the LOC128475124 gene encoding 11-beta-hydroxysteroid dehydrogenase 1-like — protein sequence MSLLIKVIVAFIGILVAFYFYSGDDGFDPAMLKGKRVIVTGASSGIGEQMAYHLAQMGSHVLITARTEEKLKKVVEKCKQLGAASAYYIPGSMDNMTFAKQVVQEAERLFDGLDMLILNHIGYTYFNYFDGDVDHVRDLLEINVLSYATMTVAALPMLKKSNGNVVVVSSFAGKVGLPLTVPYSTTKFALDGFFSSLRMEFKQQKTNVSVTLCVLSYIDTDSAINTVSKVIQQPAAPKEECALEIIKGGTLRKREVYYKYEATKIPLLLRDWAPEFLEYLVLKNYDVEKVEQTK from the exons ATGTCTCTGCTGATCAAAgttattgttgcttttattgGAATACTagtggcattttatttttattccggAGACGATGGATTTGATCCTG CAATGCTAAAGGGGAAGAGGGTGATAGTTACAGGGGCCAGTTCTGGCATTGGAGAGCAGATGGCATACCATTTGGCACAGATGGGATCTCATGTCTTGATTACTGCCCGAACAGAAGAGAAGCTGAAAAAG gtggttgaaaaatgtaaacagtTGGGTGCAGCTTCTGCATATTACATTCCTGGAAGCATGGACAACATGACTTTCGCCAAGCAAGTTGTCCAGGAAGCAGAACGTTTATTTG ATGGACTGGACATGCTAATCCTCAACCATATTGGATACACATACTTTAATTACTTTGACGGAGATGTGGACCATGTACGCGATTTATTGGAAATTAATGTGCTAAGTTATGCAACCATGACGGTGGCAGCTCTCCCAATGTTGAAAAAGAGCAACGGGAATGTGGTGGTTGTCTCATCTTTTGCTG GTAAAGTTGGCTTGCCACTTACTGTTCCATATTCTACCACCAAGTTTGCCCTAGATGGCTTTTTCAGCTCATTACGCATGGAATTTAAGCAGCAGAAAACCAACGTGTCGGTCACACTATGCGTCTTAAGTTATATAGACACAG ATTCAGCTATAAATACTGTGTCAAAGGTGATCCAGCAGCCAGCTGCTCCAAAGGAAGAGTGTGCCTTGGAAATCATTAAAGGAGGTACCCTGCGAAAAAGGGAGGTCTACTATAAGTATGAAGCCACCAAGATTCCACTTCTCCTTCGAGATTGGGCTCCAGAATTTCTAGAGTACCTTGTCTTGAAAAACTATGACGTGGAGAAAGTCGAGCAGACAAAATGA